A region from the Aegilops tauschii subsp. strangulata cultivar AL8/78 chromosome 5, Aet v6.0, whole genome shotgun sequence genome encodes:
- the LOC141023201 gene encoding uncharacterized protein — protein sequence MAGGHTDACNKENKWKRTLETDSICKICGSADETEFHAVIACTKSRALRSEIRAVWDIPEEIQFRDSGKDWLQNLLAQCNSEMRTKVLLLLWRCWYLRNNCVFNDGKETIAHSVAFLEQYAAETGEATLCLQTSDSGKMALGKSSSGSKDSSHHYASDMIQRNYMESSSTTLCRWIPPQEGWTKINCDASFVPGTGESSAGSIARDHRGFPFFSQTQVMGYSNCVEVAEAHAVLIGVKSFASLFRGPVIVETDCAALATELMSDKVIRAEAFPFIWDIKENLKVFAAYRVNWIKRDQNKIAHKLAAHARLNGDHFWLARVPEVISTDVVNEYRQFS from the coding sequence CATTGGAAACTGATAGCATCTGCAAGATATGTGGTAGCGCCGATGAAACCGAATTTCATGCGGTTATTGCCTGCACAAAGAGCAGGGCTTTGAGATCAGAGATAAGGGCAGTTTGGGACATCCCAGAGGAAATTCAGTTTCGGGATTCCGGAAAGGACTGGCTGCAGAATCTATTGGCGCAATGCAATTCTGAAATGCGTACAAAAGTACTGCTGCTGTTGTGGCGCTGCTGGTACTTGAGGAACAACTGCGTCTTCAATGATGGGAAAGAAACAATTGCGCACTCAGTCGCATTCCTTGAACAGTATGCTGCTGAAACAGGAGAGGCCACATTGTGCTTGCAAACCTCGGACTCTGGGAAAATGGCATTGGGGAAGAGCAGTAGCGGGAGCAAGGACAGTAGCCACCATTATGCGTCGGACATGATTCAGAGGAACTATATGGAGTCAAGCTCAACGACTCTATGCCGGTGGATTCCACCTCAGGAAGGATGGACTAAAATAAATTGCGATGCAAGTTTTGTACCTGGTACTGGGGAGAGCTCGGCGGGCAGCATTGCTAGAGACCACAGGGGTTTCCCCTTCTTCTCACAGACACAGGTTATGGGATACAGTAACTGTGTAGAGGTGGCGGAGGCGCATGCAGTACTGATTGGGGTGAAATCATTCGCTTCCTTGTTCAGGGGGCCGGTGATTGTTGAAACTGACTGTGCTGCGCTGGCCACGGAACTTATGTCAGATAAAGTGATCAGAGCAGAGGCTTTCCCCTTCATTTGGGACATCAAGGAGAACCTGAAAGTTTTTGCTGCCTACAGAGTCAATTGGATCAAGAGAGATCAGAACAAAATTGCCCACAAGCTGGCAGCACATGCAAGACTGAATGGAGACCACTTCTGGCTCGCTAGGGTCCCAGAAGTGATTAGCACGGATGTGGTGAATGAATACCGTCAGTTCTCCTGA